The Geobacillus genomosp. 3 genome segment GCTGGGTAGCTATGTGCGGACGGGATAAGCGCTGAAAGCATCTAAGCGTGAAGCCCCCCTCAAGATGAGATTTCCCATCGCGTGAAGCGAGTAAGATCCCTCGAAGATGACGAGGTCGATAGGTCCGAGGTGGAAGCGTGGCGACACGTGCAGCTGACGGATACTAATCGATCGAGGGCTTAACCTAATTAGAAAAGCGCAGGCGAGCGGGTCGCCGCGATGGGCAAATGTTCTTCGCCTGCAGGGATTTGCGATCCCGAAGGCGAAGGTTATTTGACCCCGAGCGGCGGCGAGCCGTAGCTAGACAGCAGGAAAAGTGGAGGCCGCCCGCTTATCGGCGAAACGCGCTGGAGGGCCTGCGAGGAGGCTCGAACCAAGCAAAAGCTTGGTTCTGCGTGGGTGGTATCACAGGAGCGTATGCAATGTGTCGCCGCCGCAGCAGGACCGAAGCGTCGCGAGCCGATGGCGGCCGGAACTAGACAGTGAAAAGCGCAAGCGCCGCTTCTTCCCACAACGGTTATCTAGTTTTGAAGGAATGAAAAAATCCTTGACAATAAACCAAATTTCCTTATAATAAAACTTGTCCATTATTGCCTAGTGGTGATAGCGGAGGGGAAACACCCGTTCCCATCCCGAACACGGAAGTTAAGCCCTCCAGCGCCGATGGTAGTTGGGGCCAACGCCCCTGCAAGAGTAGGTCGCTGCTAGGCATGATAAACGGAGGATTAGCTCAGCTGGGAGAGCACTTGCCTTACAAGCAAGGGGTCGGCGGTTCGATCCCGTCATCCTCCACCATTATTTACAAAGATTTTATCGTCGCGGGGTGGAGCAACGAGCCTTTGCTTCATCGAATTCACTTCGAGTTGCCTCGACGCATCTAGCTTCCTTGAAACAGCTTGCAGAGGAAGAGGCAATGAATAGCACACTCAGAGCATTATGAAAACCAGTTGAAATTTCTATCGTCGCGGGGTGGAGCAGTCCGGTAGCTCGTCGGGCTCATAACCCGAAGGTCGCAGGTTCAAATCCTGCCCCCGCAACCAAATTGGTCCCGTAGTGTAGTGGTTAACATGCCTGCCTGTCACGCAGGAGATCGCGGGTTCGAGTCCCGTCGGGACCGCCACTTTTTTTGTGAAATACAAGGTTCAGCTGTCCAGTCAGTAGAGACGAGCATCCGCTTCATCGAATTAGCTGTGAGTTGCCCCGACGCATCCGGCTTCCTGGAATCAGCTTGTAGAGGAAGAGACACAGGGCAGAACAGGTAAACAGCATAAAACCTAATACGGCTCGGTAGCTCAGTCGGTAGAGCAAAGGACTGAAAATCCTTGTGTCGGCGGTTCGATTCCGTCCCGAGCCACCATTGTCTCATTAATTAATTTAAATGTGCCGGCTTAGCTCAATTGGTAGAGACGAGCATCGGCATCATTGAATTAGCTTCGAGTTGCCTCGACGCATCCAACATCCTCGAATCAGCTTGTAGAGGAAGAGGCACAACTAGGCAGATAATATGAGTCACTAACTAATTTTAAATGTGCCGGCTTAGCTCAATTGGTAGAGCAACTGACTTGTAATCAGTAGGTTGCGGGTTCAAGTCCTGCAGCCGGCATTCCTTATTTTGTCGAAAATACATCATCGAATTGACTGCGAGTTGCCCCGACGCACTCGACTTCCATGAATGAGCTTGTAGAGGAAGGGGCAGGTAGAGCAAAGCGATGCTTAGAGTGTTATTGAAAATATGAGCCATTAGCTCAGCAGGTAGAGCATCTGACTTTTAATCAGAGGGTCGGAGGTTCGAGTCCTCCATGGCTCACCATTTTGCGGAAGTAGTTCAGCGGTAGAACACCACCTTGCCAAGGTGGGGGTCGCGGGTTCGAGCCCCGTCTTCCGCTCCAGCTGTCTGCCGGGGTGGCGGAATTGGCAGACGCACAGGACTTAAAATCCTGGGGTAGGTAACTACCGTGCCGGTTCGAGTCCGGCCCTCGGCACTTGCGCTCGTAGCTCAATTGGATAGAGCATCTGACTACGGATCAGAAGGTTAGGGGTTCGAATCCTCTCGAGCGCGTTTCACCGGGAAGTAGCTCAGCTTGGTAGAGCACACGGTTCGGGTCCGTGAGGTCGCAGGTTCAAATCCTGTCTTCCCGATTTTTGTATGGGGCCTTAGCTCAGCTGGGAGAGCGCCTGCTTTGCACGCAGGAGGTCATCGGTTCGATCCCGATAGGCTCCACCATTCGAATATATGATTTATATTATTTTGGCGGTGTAGCTCAGCTGGCTAGAGCGTACGGTTCATACCCGTGAGGTCGGGGGTTCGATCCCCTCCACCGCCACTATTATCGGACCTTTAGCTCAGCTGGTTAGAGCAGACGGCTCATAACCGTCCGGTCGTAGGTTCGAGTCCTACAAGGTCCACCATTATTATATTACTTTTTGGAGGAGTACCCAAGTGGTTGAAGGGGTCGGTCTTGAAAACCGAGAGGCGTCGCAAGGCGCGCGGGGGTTCGAATCCCTCCTCCTCCGCCATGCATTTATAGCACCGATATGAATCAGTGATGAATTTAAATGCGCCGGCTTAGCTCAATTGGTAGAGACGAGCATCGGCATCATTGAATTAGCTTCGAGTTGCCTCGACGCATCCAGCATCCTCGAATCAGCTTGTAGAGGAAGAGGCACAACTAGGCAGATAATATGAATCAGTGATGAATTTAAATGCGCCGGCTTAGCTCAATTGGTAGAGCAACTGACTTGTAATCAGTAGGTTGCGGGTTCAAGTCCTGCAGCCGGCACCATCAATGTGGCGGCTATGGCGAAGTGGTTAACGCACCAGATTGTGGCTCTGGCATGCGTGGGTTCGATTCCCACTAGTCGCCCTTTCTTTTTCTTACATTCATGTTTGTTGTGTGTGTAGTTTCGTGGTAAAACTGCAGCCACGAGCACCGCATCGTCGAATCCGCTTCGAGTTGCCTCGACGCACCTGGCATCTTCGAATATGCTTGTAGAGGAAGAGGCATGGAAGAAGCGTGGCGGATGTTAAGCCAAATATTATGCGGGTGTAGTTTAGTGGTAAAACCTCAGCCACGAGCACCGCATCGCCGAATCCGCTTCGAGTTGCCTCGACGCACCTGGCATCTTCGAATATGCTTGTAGAGGAAGAGGCATGGAAGAGCGCGGCGGATGTTAAGCCAAATATTATGCGGGTGTAGTTTAGTGGTAAAACCTCAGCCACGAGCACCGCATCGCCGAATCCGCTTCGAGTTGCCTCGACGCACCTGGCATCTTCGAATATGCTTGTAGAGGAAGAGGCATGGAAGAGCGCGGCGGATGTTAAGCCAAATATTATGCGGGTGTAGTTTAGTGGTAAAACCTCAGCCTTCCAAGCTGATGTCGTGGGTTCGATTCCCATCACCCGCTTTTGGGGGCCTATAGCTCAGCTGGTCAGAGCGCACGCCTGATAAGCGTGAGGTCGGTGGTTCAAGTCCACTTAGGCCCACCATTTTCCGTTGCATATTGTCAGATGATTCGTTATAATACTAATGAACTTTTTTGTGGATGCATCATTCCGCAATAGCTCAGCGGTAGAGCAACCGGCTGTTAACCGGTAGGTCGTAGGTTCGAATCCTACTTGCGGAGCCATTTTATGGAGAAGTACCCAAGTGGCTGAAGGGGACGGTTTGCTAAACCGTTAGGTCGCAGTTTTGCGGCGCGCGGGTTCAAATCCCGCCTTCTCCGCCATGAATGGCCCGTTGGTCAAGTGGTTAAGACACCGCCCTTTCACGGCGGTAACACGGGTTCGAATCCCGTACGGGTCATTAGTGCCGGCACCAGATAGTCTGGTGCCCTTTTATACAACCAATTTTGTCGATTTTTGCGCTTTTCCTTGCCTTGCCTGTAGTGTTTTGTTATAATAGTTACCGTTAGTCTTGAATTACACATTGGGGACAACGCAGTGTTTCGTTTCGTCAACGAACGGGGCATTGCGTTTTTTTGTTATACTAGCAATTGTGCATCGGCCTCGCCGCCATGAATTTGTGTAAACATCGTTTGAATGGCTTGAAGTTGGCGTCGGGCAGCGTCCTCTTTCATCGATGGAAGAAAGTAAACGATTTGCAGGGCGTTTTTTGTTTCTCGCGTCACTGCTGTTCGTTCAGAGTCGACGATAGGGCTGCCGAACGGGCCGCGTTCGTCTTTGCTGACGAGTTTGTTGGCGAAATTGACGGGACGGCCGTTTAAAGCGATGTATTCATCTTGCTCTGTGCCTATCGTGATGGCCACTATTCCTTCGATGCGGTCAAGATCATAGATGCCGACCGGGATTTTGTAATAAAGTGAAAAGAAATTATTCACATCAACCGCGGAATGGATAGAAGGAATGAAATTCCTTTTCTGGATGCGCCGGTATAAACTTTCGCTTGATGGGCGGTAGCGGCTTGGATCAGTGCCGATTTGTTTGAATGACCGGCGCCATTCGGCGAGTTCGGGAATGTCGGCAAGTGGCCTTTCTTGCAGTTCCACGTAAATGGACTCTTGAAACAGCTCAAGCCGTCCTTTTACCATTTGCGGCGAGTCGCCGACTTCGATATGACGATAGCGGATGATGCCGAATTTACCTGAAGGAAGCCGCTGTTTTAATTGCGCGGATATGATGCATTGCATATGAATCACCTCGCGTTTTATTTTACCATATACCGCGGAAGGGGGGAAAATAATGGACGTCATGGAGTTAAAGAAGGATGTGATTGAGTATAGCCGATTGATCGGCATTGATAAAATCGGATTTGCGAGTGCGGACCCATTTATAGAATTAAAGGAACGGCTGCGACGGCAACAAGAACTCGGTTATCAGTCAGGATTCGAGGAGCCGGACATTGAAAAACGGACGAATCCTTCGCTGCTTCTTCCTGAAGCAAAATCGATCATTGCCATCGCCCTCGCTTATCCGTCGAAAATGAAAGATGCGCCGCGTGGGACGAAAACGGAGCGGCGCGGCCTTTTTTGCCGCGCATCATGGGGGAAGGATTACCATGATGTGTTGCGAGAACGTTTGCAGAAGTTAGAGGAGTTTTTACTCGCGAGGGTGCCATCCGCCCGTGTTCGGTCAATGGCCGATACAGGAGAGCTTGCTGATCGGGCGGTGGCGGAGCGGGCTGGGATCGGGTGGAGTGGGAAAAACTGCTCGATCATTACCCCGGAGTTTGGCTCATATGTATATCTTGGAGAAATGATTACCAACATCCCATTTCCTCCGGATGAGCCGATTGAAAACCGATGTGGGACGTGCACAAAATGCATTGACGCCTGCCCGACCGGGGCGCTTGTGCAGGGGGGGCAGTTGAACGCCCAACGGTGCATCTCGTTTTTAACGCAAACGAAAGGCTTTTTGGCTGATGAATTTCGGGAGAAAATTGGCAACCGGTTGTACGGATGTGATACATGCCAATTAGTCTGCCCGGAAAACAAGGGAAAAGATTTTCACTTGCATCCGGAATTGGAGCCGGATCCGGAGGCGGCAAAACCGAAGTTGGTTCCGCTTCTTGGAATAAGCAATCGCGAGTTTAAAGAAAAGTTTGGCGCGATGGCCGGCTCGTGGCGTGGGAAAAAACCGATCCAACGCAACGCGATTCTTGCCCTTGCTCACTACAAAGACCGGACGGCAGTGCCGCATTTATTGCGGCTGTTAAAGGAAGAC includes the following:
- a CDS encoding B3/4 domain-containing protein encodes the protein MQCIISAQLKQRLPSGKFGIIRYRHIEVGDSPQMVKGRLELFQESIYVELQERPLADIPELAEWRRSFKQIGTDPSRYRPSSESLYRRIQKRNFIPSIHSAVDVNNFFSLYYKIPVGIYDLDRIEGIVAITIGTEQDEYIALNGRPVNFANKLVSKDERGPFGSPIVDSERTAVTRETKNALQIVYFLPSMKEDAARRQLQAIQTMFTQIHGGEADAQLLV
- the queG gene encoding tRNA epoxyqueuosine(34) reductase QueG; translation: MDVMELKKDVIEYSRLIGIDKIGFASADPFIELKERLRRQQELGYQSGFEEPDIEKRTNPSLLLPEAKSIIAIALAYPSKMKDAPRGTKTERRGLFCRASWGKDYHDVLRERLQKLEEFLLARVPSARVRSMADTGELADRAVAERAGIGWSGKNCSIITPEFGSYVYLGEMITNIPFPPDEPIENRCGTCTKCIDACPTGALVQGGQLNAQRCISFLTQTKGFLADEFREKIGNRLYGCDTCQLVCPENKGKDFHLHPELEPDPEAAKPKLVPLLGISNREFKEKFGAMAGSWRGKKPIQRNAILALAHYKDRTAVPHLLRLLKEDSRPVIRGTAAWALGKIGDRSAKPHLEAARETETDIDVIVEIDKGLKLLAEVKE